One segment of Pseudodesulfovibrio sp. 5S69 DNA contains the following:
- a CDS encoding MinD/ParA family protein, which yields MSANLPLVLSVTSGKGGVGKTNMSVNLAYSLSAAGKKVVLLDADLGLANVDVILGLAPQHNLFHLFHEDMTLDRILFDTPYGFRILPASSGVSDMVNLDKGQKLDLLDAMDSLEDNVDYLIVDTGAGINDNVLYFNLAVQERLLIITPEPTSLTDAYALIKVLKLHHGVEKFRVLVNMVKDVNMAREVYLKLLNACDHFLDGISLDLVGFVPYDQNVRNAVIAQTPFCHKFPKTPASVAVRQTAQKVKNWQVTPNTDGNIKFFWKKLLFQERSVA from the coding sequence ATGAGTGCGAATCTTCCCCTGGTCCTCTCCGTCACCTCCGGAAAGGGAGGCGTCGGCAAGACCAACATGTCGGTCAACCTGGCCTATTCCCTGAGCGCCGCGGGCAAGAAGGTGGTCCTTCTGGACGCGGACCTGGGCTTGGCCAACGTGGACGTCATCCTCGGGCTCGCGCCCCAGCACAATCTCTTCCATCTGTTCCACGAAGATATGACCCTGGACCGCATTCTGTTCGATACCCCGTACGGATTCCGCATCCTCCCGGCATCGTCGGGCGTGAGCGACATGGTCAACCTGGACAAAGGGCAGAAGCTCGACCTCCTGGACGCCATGGACTCCCTGGAGGACAACGTTGACTATCTCATCGTGGACACGGGCGCGGGCATCAACGACAACGTGCTCTATTTCAACCTGGCCGTGCAGGAGCGGCTGCTGATCATCACCCCGGAACCGACTTCCCTGACCGACGCCTACGCGCTGATCAAGGTCCTCAAGCTGCACCACGGGGTGGAGAAATTCCGCGTCCTGGTAAACATGGTCAAGGACGTGAACATGGCCCGCGAGGTCTATCTCAAACTCCTGAACGCCTGCGACCACTTTCTCGACGGCATATCGCTCGACCTGGTCGGCTTCGTGCCCTATGACCAGAACGTGCGCAACGCGGTCATCGCGCAGACCCCGTTCTGTCACAAATTTCCCAAGACCCCGGCCAGCGTGGCTGTCCGGCAGACGGCCCAGAAGGTCAAAAACTGGCAGGTAACTCCCAACACCGATGGCAATATTAAATTCTTCTGGAAGAAACTCCTCTTCCAGGAACGATCCGTGGCTTGA
- a CDS encoding FliA/WhiG family RNA polymerase sigma factor, translating to MAILNSSGRNSSSRNDPWLELEQGVKRWDDFSPRDRENIVRYYAPKIRILALRLKAKLPQSVELNELISAGSLGLLDALGKFNPELGIKFDTYSENRIKGAMLDELRRMDWFSRGLRQKVKVLEDSMRRIEHETGSPATTEQLCEHTGMSDREVQQGLEALNNQVCLSLDTFQENLIGQKKMTDNEPFQSAAFQEIVDKVANLIEELTPREKLVISLYYGEELNMKETAEVMDITEGRVSQLHSQALNKLRKTFRARYENE from the coding sequence ATGGCAATATTAAATTCTTCTGGAAGAAACTCCTCTTCCAGGAACGATCCGTGGCTTGAGCTGGAGCAGGGCGTCAAGCGCTGGGACGATTTTTCGCCGAGGGACCGGGAAAACATCGTCCGCTACTACGCGCCCAAAATCCGGATTCTGGCACTGCGGCTCAAGGCGAAGCTGCCCCAGAGCGTTGAGCTCAACGAGCTCATCAGCGCGGGCAGTCTTGGCCTTCTGGACGCCCTCGGGAAGTTCAACCCGGAGTTGGGGATCAAGTTCGACACGTACTCGGAGAACCGCATCAAGGGGGCCATGCTCGACGAGCTGCGACGCATGGACTGGTTCTCCCGGGGGCTCAGGCAGAAGGTCAAGGTTCTCGAGGACTCCATGCGCCGGATCGAGCACGAGACCGGCTCCCCGGCCACCACGGAACAGCTCTGCGAACACACCGGCATGTCGGACAGGGAGGTCCAGCAGGGACTTGAGGCCCTGAACAACCAGGTCTGTCTCAGCCTCGACACCTTTCAGGAGAATCTCATCGGCCAAAAAAAGATGACCGACAACGAGCCTTTCCAGTCGGCCGCCTTTCAGGAGATTGTTGACAAAGTAGCCAATCTCATTGAAGAATTGACGCCAAGAGAAAAATTGGTCATATCTCTTTATTACGGAGAGGAGCTGAACATGAAGGAGACGGCCGAGGTTATGGACATAACCGAGGGACGTGTCTCGCAACTTCACTCCCAAGCATTGAATAAATTAAGAAAAACGTTCAGAGCTCGTTACGAAAACGAGTAG
- a CDS encoding chemotaxis response regulator CheY, whose product MGYDTNMRVLVVDDFSTMRKIIKNILRQLGFNNIVEADDGSTAWEVLNKDNIDFIVSDWNMPTMSGIELLRKVRASEEYADIPFLMVTAEAQQENIIEAVQAKVSNYIVKPFTPETLGQKIDKIFA is encoded by the coding sequence ATGGGTTACGATACCAACATGCGCGTCCTGGTTGTAGACGATTTCTCCACCATGCGTAAAATCATCAAGAACATCCTGCGCCAGCTGGGTTTCAACAACATCGTCGAAGCCGACGACGGCTCCACCGCGTGGGAAGTGCTCAACAAGGACAACATCGACTTCATCGTCTCCGACTGGAACATGCCCACCATGTCCGGCATTGAACTGCTCCGCAAGGTGCGCGCCAGCGAGGAGTACGCGGACATCCCCTTCCTGATGGTCACCGCCGAGGCCCAGCAGGAGAACATCATCGAGGCCGTGCAGGCCAAGGTGTCCAACTACATCGTCAAGCCGTTCACCCCCGAAACACTGGGCCAGAAGATCGACAAAATCTTCGCCTAA
- a CDS encoding flagellar basal body-associated FliL family protein, with protein sequence MVLLVPDDAEDVTDAPAEQRKAELDDAAASRATQKVDLDLDDAPFLEDEDENEDIEEVEVNTPFLTEDDSKPKPGLAALLKNKFVLMGLGVILVLLVIIVILLLREPEAPPPPPPPPAEETNTPEPPPEVPETPQIIVKLDPFLIEQRDETGKIRFLEVSILLSTEDEGLARQFKQETFAVRNALYYYLKNKDLQFLSDKENSEKLKKELLVIINQYMGFGQFDTLMFEQYLVR encoded by the coding sequence ATGGTCCTGCTCGTCCCGGATGATGCCGAAGATGTAACCGACGCTCCCGCCGAACAGCGGAAAGCGGAGTTGGACGATGCCGCCGCGAGCCGGGCCACCCAGAAGGTCGACCTCGACCTCGACGACGCCCCGTTCCTCGAAGACGAGGACGAAAACGAGGATATCGAGGAAGTCGAGGTCAACACCCCGTTCCTGACCGAGGACGACTCCAAGCCCAAGCCGGGACTGGCCGCCCTGCTCAAGAACAAGTTCGTGCTCATGGGCCTGGGCGTCATCCTGGTCCTGCTGGTCATCATCGTCATCCTCCTGTTGCGCGAACCCGAAGCACCACCCCCGCCGCCTCCGCCGCCAGCCGAGGAGACAAATACCCCGGAACCGCCCCCCGAAGTCCCGGAGACGCCCCAGATCATCGTCAAGCTCGACCCGTTCCTCATCGAGCAGCGGGACGAAACGGGCAAGATCCGCTTCCTTGAGGTCAGCATCCTCCTGTCCACGGAGGACGAGGGCCTGGCCCGGCAATTCAAACAGGAGACGTTTGCCGTGCGCAACGCCCTGTACTATTATCTCAAGAATAAGGATTTGCAGTTTTTGTCCGATAAGGAGAACAGCGAGAAGCTGAAAAAGGAACTGCTGGTCATCATCAACCAATACATGGGGTTCGGCCAGTTCGATACATTGATGTTCGAACAATATCTTGTGAGGTGA
- the lpxC gene encoding UDP-3-O-acyl-N-acetylglucosamine deacetylase → MSQTTIHRSVRCTGIGLHSGKQVDLVLRPAAEDTGILFSLRDGTGSTFLTPAPSLVVETSLATVLGDGRETVATVEHLLATINGMGIDNIHIEVTGKEVPIMDGSAGSFVYLLKQAGMRTLNKPRKVLNFKKAMDFEQDGKYIKVRPYDGLRVDYTIEFAHPLIGRQHMDMEITPDNFAQHLAKARTFGFLKEVDYLHANGMGLGGSLDNAIILDEYNILNAEGLRFEDEFVRHKMLDFVGDIATFGARLQGHFEIFASGHALNNAFLRHLDENRDLYLEEKVQGAPAVKESPAREQLQPATAVA, encoded by the coding sequence ATGTCTCAGACAACCATACATAGATCAGTACGTTGCACCGGTATCGGACTCCACAGCGGCAAGCAGGTGGATCTGGTTCTTCGGCCCGCAGCGGAGGACACCGGCATCCTGTTTTCGCTACGCGACGGAACCGGGTCCACTTTCCTGACTCCTGCCCCGTCCCTGGTCGTGGAGACCAGCTTGGCCACGGTGCTGGGAGACGGCCGCGAGACCGTGGCCACCGTCGAACACCTGCTTGCCACCATCAACGGCATGGGCATCGACAACATCCACATCGAAGTTACGGGCAAGGAAGTGCCCATCATGGACGGCAGCGCCGGTTCCTTCGTCTACCTGCTCAAACAGGCGGGCATGCGCACCCTGAACAAGCCCCGCAAGGTCCTGAACTTCAAGAAAGCCATGGACTTCGAGCAGGACGGAAAATACATCAAGGTCCGTCCGTACGACGGCCTGCGCGTGGACTACACCATTGAGTTCGCCCACCCGCTCATCGGCCGCCAGCACATGGACATGGAAATCACTCCCGATAATTTCGCGCAGCATCTTGCCAAGGCCCGCACCTTCGGTTTCCTGAAGGAAGTCGACTACCTGCACGCCAACGGCATGGGTCTGGGCGGATCGTTGGACAACGCGATCATCCTGGACGAATATAATATCCTCAACGCCGAAGGGCTGCGCTTCGAGGACGAGTTCGTGCGTCACAAGATGCTCGACTTTGTCGGTGACATCGCAACCTTCGGCGCGCGGCTCCAGGGCCACTTCGAGATTTTTGCCTCGGGTCACGCCCTGAACAACGCCTTCCTCCGCCACCTGGACGAGAACCGGGACCTCTATCTCGAAGAGAAGGTCCAGGGCGCTCCCGCCGTCAAGGAATCCCCTGCGCGCGAGCAGCTCCAGCCCGCCACTGCCGTGGCTTAG